TGGGTGAGTCATCATGGTCAAATCAATGCATCTTCTCCTAGGAGACTGCGCAACTGAACTGATACCACGGCAGGAGGGCAACTTTCTCTGCTGCAGGGTACGCCGCAGCCAGGCCCACGTATCCTGCAAGTCTGTTCAAGACAATTCTGGGATATTATCATCATGAGGATCCTCATGGTACGCTGCTGGACTTGGGTTCTGGCCATGGAATTGTTGCTAGGGAGCTGAGCCCCCGCTTTGCCAGAGCCATCGCCATTGACCCCAGTGCTGGTATGATGCAGCAAGGAATGCAAGCCACTGCCCAGTTCTCCAAGATCTCGTTCCGCCAGAGCAGCGCCGAGGACTTGTCTTTTCTACCCGCGCACTCGGTAGACATGGCTGTAGCCGGCGAGTCAGCGCATTGGTTCGACTACCCCAAAGTCTGGCCAGAGTTGTCCAGGGTAGTCAAGTCAGGCGGCTCATTGGCCTTTTGGGGGTACAAGgacaacatcatcattggACACCCGCAAGCCAACAAGATATTTGAGATGTTCTGCTACGGCGAAGGAGAGGTGTCGCCCGGGCTGGAGGGGTTGAACCAGTATTGGGAGCGTCCCGCGCGAGACATCCTCCGGGGCCTGTTGGCGGACGTCAAGCCCCCTGAGTCGCATTGGGACAAGATCAAGCGAATCACTTATAACGTTGACAAAGACACGACTGAGGTTGCAGACCCAGAGACGGCCTGGATGAGGAGCAAGATCAATCTAGGACAGTTTGAGGCTTATGTGCGGGCCTTCACTGCTTATCGGGGCTGGATGGATGCGCACCCGGACAACAAGAGCCGTGCCGAAGGTGGTGAGGGAGACATTGTGGACATCTTGTTTGACCAGATCCTGGAGGCAGAACCCGAGTGGAAGGCACAGGGTGATCGCTGGAGAGATATCGAGGTTGAATCAGTCTGGGGCACGTACATTTTACTGGCGAAGAGGAAGTGAGGACGAGAACCGCGAGGTCTTGATCAGGGCGGATATTCCGCCAAAACTTGATGAAAGTGATTGACAGCCACACAACAGATATTTATGCAAATGCAATGAATGGCCTCTGAGCCCGTTTTTTTCTTcacttttttcttttctttttttacACATAGAGATCAATCCTTTTGATACGAGCTTTGCGTATTTGCCCAAGTTACAATAGTTTTACCGTCTCGAATGGCTAGCAGAAGGGCGATAATATAATGCCGACATCATGCAAGATAACTGGGCCTGAAAGGGCGATCAACTTCCTGATTCATTTTGTCACCCCGGCTGGCTTCGGTTGGGCGACCAGCCTGGCCCATGTGGCTGCTACGGTTGCCCCGTTTATCTCAGATCAAAGGACAGGAGGGAGGCCAAGGCGTGGATTGAAATGCACCGCGAGTGCAAGCCTGGtcctcttttcttccttcttcatcttttcaACACCACTCGACCTctcaaaaaaaaaaaaaaatcatcaccaagcatCTTTCTTGTGCAATCTACCCGTTTGCCACTGCTCTGTGTTACCAGCCCATCAGCCGCACACACCCAAACCCAAACCCAAAATGGTGAGCCCCAGTTGCCCCGGACACCCTTTTCTCGATGGCGTAAACAAGGGGTTGTGGCTGGTTGCCACGCTAATAATCTTGATATGCGACGCCAGGCACTACTATCGTACTCGTAGGTCAGGGGTGGGCACTTTGACCTACTGACTCTTTCACTTAGGGCATAATAATGCCGGACTGCTGCAATTACTAAGGGGAATTAAAgaaattattaatataggaAATTCTTCCATAGCACAACATAATATTACTTAAGTAAATCTCTATTTTACTAATCAATATTCAGATGGAATTCATTACACAAATCGTCAAGTTTTGATCTCCGGACCTTTTCAGAAGACTTGGCAGGTTATAATACTTTCTAAATCGCCTCACGGGCTTTCTTGATCATTAGGGTCTTTACGAATTCAGCGTTTCTGTTGAACATGCATTGGCTGTCACatgcaagcagggataccTAAATCCGACAGAAAAAAAGATGAATATACCAATCTGGatcaatggaccgaatacacgtagTGTCTGACAATAAGAACCAAAAGAAGTATCGCTGACGGCTTCATAACAAGCATTTCAAAGCCTCATCGACATGGTCAATCGTGGCGCAGTTATTGAGCTGGGTACGCAATCACGCCAATTGCACATGAGCGTTTCCTGAATTGTTGGTTTTGATTATGGACTGAAAGTCCTATCATAGGCCTATTGGACACGGAGTCTGTCCTCACCAATAGGCATCGTGTTCGTGCTGGTGTTCTATGCCTGTTGTCCAGGGTTAAGTGGCTTGTCTCCTCCTGTTCATCCTCCCAATGAACTTACACATCTTGTTAGCATATACGAATCCCCGGGACAACATGAGCAACTCACCGTGTGCCCGGATTACAAAACTCGCCAGGAAGCTGATGCCATACATGCTTACCAGTAGGACAAAGATGGCCTGTGAAAACGTTCCCACAGTAGCGGCGTAGATACCGTTGAACAAGAGCGGCCCAAGAATCCTAGAAAGGGCAAGCAGCATACCAACCGCACCCAAGACCTGCCCTACACGGTTCGTGGGAACGTGCTTTGTTACAATAGCTTGGATAGCGGCACTGCCAAGTCCTCCCATTGCTGTGACCATGCCGCTAAGGAAAAAAACCTCTTCAGAGTGTGACAGGCTGTATCCAATGCTACCCAGGATATCTGACGTCAGGGCAGCCCTAAGGACCCATATGTCGAGGTTGTCTGCTCCATAATGCTTCTTTGCTGGCACCATGAGACACTCTCGTCGTCTCCGAGCAGCTGGACGAACACGCCCAAAATAGTTGATGATTGGGAAGATCCCCATCAGAGCCACTACCCGAACTAGCGACAAAACGGACACGAATCGAGAGCTCTCAAAGGTGCCCCAGCCATATATGTACTCGCTGTACAAAATAATGACCGCACCAGCAGCTTGAGAGATTCCAAAAATGATGATATCGTTGAGAGCCAGAGCAACCAGGTTTCGGCGGAGGGCAGGTGAAGTTCCAGGGCCTGTGGGGCAGAGGACCTTGAGAGGCTCGAATGGGTTAACCGTCTGGATAGTGGATAACAGAGACCTCCTGATCTGGGCCCTCAact
This genomic interval from Fusarium oxysporum f. sp. lycopersici 4287 chromosome 3, whole genome shotgun sequence contains the following:
- a CDS encoding hypothetical protein (At least one base has a quality score < 10), encoding MSIYGRATFSAAGYAAARPTYPASLFKTILGYYHHEDPHGTLLDLGSGHGIVARELSPRFARAIAIDPSAGMMQQGMQATAQFSKISFRQSSAEDLSFLPAHSVDMAVAGESAHWFDYPKVWPELSRVVKSGGSLAFWGYKDNIIIGHPQANKIFEMFCYGEGEVSPGLEGLNQYWERPARDILRGLLADVKPPESHWDKIKRITYNVDKDTTEVADPETAWMRSKINLGQFEAYVRAFTAYRGWMDAHPDNKSRAEGGEGDIVDILFDQILEAEPEWKAQGDRWRDIEVESVWGTYILLAKRK